From a region of the Calonectris borealis chromosome 2, bCalBor7.hap1.2, whole genome shotgun sequence genome:
- the EMC2 gene encoding ER membrane protein complex subunit 2 isoform X7, whose translation MAKVSEMYDVTWEDMRDKMRKWREENYRNSEQIVDVGEELINEYASKLGDDIWIIYEQVMIAALDCSRDDLALFCLQELRRQFPGSHRVKRLTGMRFEAMERYDDAIQLYDRILQEDSTNTAARKRKIAIRKAQGKNLEAIRELNEYLEQFVGDQEAWHELAELYINEHDYAKAAFCLEELMMTNPHNHLYCQQYAEVKYTQGGLENLELSRKYFAQALKLNNRNMRALFGLYMDGELPKSISTV comes from the exons ATATGCGTGATAAAATGAGGAAATGGAGGGAAGAAAACTACCGAAACAGTGAACAGATAGTGGATGTTGGAGAAGAGTTAATTAATGAATATGCATCTAAACTTGGAGATGACA TTTGGATAATATATGAACAGGTGATGATTGCTGCCCTGGACTGCAGTCGAGATGATTTGGCATTG TTTTGTCTTCAGGAACTAAGGCGGCAGTTTCCTGGGAGCCACAGAGTTAAACGATTAACTGGAATGCGATTTGAAGCTATGGAAAG GTATGATGATGCTATCCAGTTATATGATAGAATTTTACAAGAAGATTCAACTAACACA GCAGCAAGAAAGCGTAAGATTGCCATTCGAAAAGCCCAGGGGAAAAATCTTGAGGCCATCCGAGAGCTGAATGAGTATCTGGAACA ATTTGTTGGAGACCAAGAAGCTTGGCATGAGCTTGCAGAACTTTACATCAATGAACATGA CTATGCAAAGGCAGCCTTCTGCTTAGAGGAGCTTATGATGACTAATCCACACAACCACTTATACTGTCAGCAATATGCTGAa GTTAAATACACTCAAGGGGGGCTTGAAAACCTTGAGCTATCAAGAAAGTATTTTGCACAAGCACTGAAGCTTAACAACAGAAACATGAGAGCTTTGTTTGGGCTTTACATG GATGGTGAACTGCCGAAGAGTATCAGCACAGTAtga